CGGGAAACGACTGGCCGCTTTCTCTGAAGGTGCCATTGACATTTGTGTAGATGCGGGTTATCAGTCCGTTGGTTGTTTGTCCGCTGATCAGGATGTCGGGCCAGCCATCTTTGTTTACGTCCTGCCAGATGGCCAGGCCATGTTTTACCCCCGGAAGGCTGCTTCGGATCTCGCGCAATGCGCCGTTTTCGTTTTTAAGTACGATGGTGCGAAAGTTCCCCTGCGCATCCCGGCCGGTGAGCAGCAGGTCAATTTTTCCATCGCGGTCGAAGTCGGCAAAATGCACCGATCCCTCTGCCAGAGCGGGTACCTGGGCTGCAGATTTTTTGAATGAGCCATCGCGTTGCTGAAGCCAGATGCCGGCTACAGGTTGACCGCCCTGGCCGAAGCCGCTGATGACAATATCCTGCAGGTCATCGCCATCAAAGTCGGCAGCATCCACTGCACCATGCACCACCTGGGGTAGGCCGGAGGCTTGTGATGCAAATTCGTTTCTTGATATTTGTCTGATAATCAAAGTTCTGACCGAGGGACTCGCCTTTGCCTCACCGGTAGCAAGCACATGAAGCCTGTTGCCACTCCTAAACCAGACGGCGTTGGCATTCGCCAGCCCCGGCGCTTTGGTGTTTACCGCCTGGAACACCTGAGCCACCGCAGGCAACGAAAACATCAGGCCTGCGATCAATAAGGTTCTGAACGTCCTATTGGGCAGCATCACCTTGATCATCGTGAAGGAATTCTACAGGTTGACCGAGCCTGGTTTCGGGATCGAAAAACAATTGCAGTAGGGAATAAAGCTTTTCCAGGCTTAGTGGTTTGCTCAGGTAGGAGTCGAAGCCCTGACGGAGATAATATTGGGCATCGCCGGCCAGTGCAAAGGCTGTGATAGCTACAATGGGTTTGGTATATTTTTCCTTGCGCAATGCACGTAAAGCGCCCACCCCGTCCAGTTCGGGCAGTTGGATGTCCATGAGCACAAGGTCGGGTTGTTCTTCACGGGCGATTTCTATGGCTGTATATCCATTGGAGGCATGCAGCACAGTGATGCCTGATCGCTTGAGCATGTTGTTGAGCAGGTGAAAGTTGGCCTCGACGTCTTCGACAACCAATACTTTCTTGTCCGAATAGTCGGGATAGTCTTTGAGGGCATCTTTGTCGGTAAACTGGCAGGGAATGGTGAAATAGAAAGTGGTGCCTTTGCCCTCCACGGATTCCACCCACATCTTGCCGCCAAGCAGCTGGGCCAGCTGGCGCGATATGGCCAGACCTAGTCCGGTGCCTCCGTATTGCTTGGTATGTGAATCGTCGGCCTGCCTGAACCGGTCGAAAATGACATCGAGCTTCGACTCGGGAATGCCGATGCCTGTGTCTTTCACATAAAACTCATATTGGTCGTCCACGCGTATCACACCAAACTCAATGTTTCCCTGATGTGTGAACTTCACAGCATTGCTTAGCAGGTTGGTGAGGATTTGCTGGAGCCTTAGTTTGTCGGTATGCACGGTATAGTTCTCGCTGGCCTCTTTATTTGAGAGCACAAGCTTAACGTCGTTTTTCCCGTTGAGGTCGAGCTGTTTTCTGAAAGTTTGCTGCAAGGTTTCCATCAGGGCGCCCAGTTCGAAGGTGGCGGGGATGATTTTCAGCTCGCCAGCTTCAATCTTCGAGATGTCGATGATGTCGTTGATCAGGTTGAGCAGCAGCTGGCCGCTGGATTGGATGGTGTTGATAAACTCCTGCTTTTCTTCGGGCTCGTAGTCATCGGACGGCAGCAGGTCGGCAAATCCCAGGATGGCATTCATGGGTGTGCGGATCTCGTGGCTCATATTGGCAAGAAATGCCGACTTGAGCTTGTCGGATTCTTCGGCCTTGTTTTTGGCTTTGATCAGGTCGGTTTCGTATTTTTTTACCTCCGAGAAGTCTTCAATGATGATTACCATTCCGCTGAAATTGCCATCCAGATGCAGGCATTTGCCACGCATACGCAACCATTTCAGTTGCTTGCTCAGAATGATGCGGAATGTGGTCTCGGGCAGGGGCATGTGATGAGTGTGCGCACCAAACCAGAGTTCCCTTATTTTTTGCTGCTCACCGGGTACAATATGCTTAAACCAGTCGGCTTTCTGAAGCTCTTCGGCACTAAAGCCCAGGTCCTTGAGCTGAGGGTTGAAAAGGCTTGCTTTGCCATCAGGCGAAGTTACGACCACACCCAGGGGCACGGTTTCGATGATAGCCCTGAGCATTGTTTCGCTTTTTGTGAGGGCATCATTGGCTGATTGCAGGTTGTTGCTCTGCTGTCGCAATTCGGAGGTGCGCTCCTCCACCTTCTGCTCAAGCAGCTGATTCATTTCCTGCAGCCTGCGGTTGGCGCGCCTGTTGCGCATCACTACCCTTATGGCAATAACAATCAGCATGCCCATCACCAGGATGACAATAATCAATGCCATCCTCCGGTTTTCGTATTTGGCTTCTTTGAGCTTGAGCTTGAGTATTTCGTTGTTGGCTTCGAGCTGGCTGGTTTCAAATTTCAACTGAAGCCGGGATATTTCTTCGATTCGCTGCCGGCTTCGGAGAGAGTCGCTGAAAGTATTCAGCAGATCGGCATGGACAAGTGCAGCTTCAAAATTGCCCTGGTTCTTTTTGATGTCTTTAAGCAGAGTATGCAGCTCGATCAGGGCGGCGAAATTGCGGCGAGCTTCCAGCCCGGGTTGCACTTCCCTGAGTATTTCAACGGCCTGATCTGTTTTATTGACCTGCCAAAGTATCCTGGCTTTTAAGAGTTGGAATTCTGATTTCCGGGCATCATCAGCAGCAAGGGCCAAAGCTTTGTCGATGTGGTCGAGGGCCTCGTTGTAGCGTTGCATTCGAAGCATCAGCTCGGCCAGACGAAACATGGTGGTAGCAAGTAAGCTTGTTTCCTGACGTTTTTCGAGAATCAGCCGGGCATTGAGCAAAAAATCCAACGCTCTCCAACTGTCGTTTATCAGAGTCAAAACCTCGCCTATGGCCAGATAACTTTTTGCCCTTGCAATCAGGTTGGTATCGTACTCCCGCAAATAGAGGGCATTAAAATGGTAAGACAAGGCACGGTCGTAGTCCCTGGTCAACGCATAGAGCTGCCCGAGTTCGTACATCGATTTTGCGATGTGCGTGGAGTCGCTGAATTGCTGAAATACTGACAATGCTTCGTATTGGCTCTTGACTGCCTCGTCGTAGAGATTCAACATGCGGAGGCTTATTCCTCTGTTGCAATAAAACCGGGCTTTCCACAAGGGTTCAGCAAGCGAGTCGGCCTTGGCGATGCCTTGGTTTGCCAGGCGCAGGGAGAATTGGACATCGAATTTGCGAGCTTTCCGGGCGGAATCGAGCAGGCTTTGAAGTAAGATTTCACGGTCCAGGTGCCTTGAAGTGCTTTGGAGTTCAGGCGCACTGGTTGCTTTGGCAAAACTGAAAGCAGTAGTAAGTAAAATGATTAAAAACAGGACTGGCCGTGAATACATCCCTTTCGCATTGAGCTTAATAAGGCAAATATCAGAAAATTAATTGAATATTCGGCCGGAGCAACAATTTGTCTTGAACCATCTGAGCACATCCCATGATGGCTCAGTTCAGGGTTTCGGATTTGTCGTAAATGATTTTGAACAGTTCTTCGCTGTCCACGGGCTTACCCAGATATCCGTCGAAAGGGGCATTGGTGCGGTCGAAAGCCGGACTTTCGGTGAATGTGCTCATCGAAATCACCGGGATGCGCTTGGTAATGTTTTTGATCCGCTTCGCGGTTTCCATGCCGTCGATGCCTGGCATATTATAGTCGAGTA
This window of the Bacteroidota bacterium genome carries:
- a CDS encoding response regulator — its product is MMFSATLPMTERPKQIQNSTSNLRVLVVDDLRVNFLLIKAMLSRLRAEVYWSSNGYDAVGLIEEGQHFDLILLDYNMPGIDGMETAKRIKNITKRIPVISMSTFTESPAFDRTNAPFDGYLGKPVDSEELFKIIYDKSETLN
- a CDS encoding response regulator — encoded protein: MYSRPVLFLIILLTTAFSFAKATSAPELQSTSRHLDREILLQSLLDSARKARKFDVQFSLRLANQGIAKADSLAEPLWKARFYCNRGISLRMLNLYDEAVKSQYEALSVFQQFSDSTHIAKSMYELGQLYALTRDYDRALSYHFNALYLREYDTNLIARAKSYLAIGEVLTLINDSWRALDFLLNARLILEKRQETSLLATTMFRLAELMLRMQRYNEALDHIDKALALAADDARKSEFQLLKARILWQVNKTDQAVEILREVQPGLEARRNFAALIELHTLLKDIKKNQGNFEAALVHADLLNTFSDSLRSRQRIEEISRLQLKFETSQLEANNEILKLKLKEAKYENRRMALIIVILVMGMLIVIAIRVVMRNRRANRRLQEMNQLLEQKVEERTSELRQQSNNLQSANDALTKSETMLRAIIETVPLGVVVTSPDGKASLFNPQLKDLGFSAEELQKADWFKHIVPGEQQKIRELWFGAHTHHMPLPETTFRIILSKQLKWLRMRGKCLHLDGNFSGMVIIIEDFSEVKKYETDLIKAKNKAEESDKLKSAFLANMSHEIRTPMNAILGFADLLPSDDYEPEEKQEFINTIQSSGQLLLNLINDIIDISKIEAGELKIIPATFELGALMETLQQTFRKQLDLNGKNDVKLVLSNKEASENYTVHTDKLRLQQILTNLLSNAVKFTHQGNIEFGVIRVDDQYEFYVKDTGIGIPESKLDVIFDRFRQADDSHTKQYGGTGLGLAISRQLAQLLGGKMWVESVEGKGTTFYFTIPCQFTDKDALKDYPDYSDKKVLVVEDVEANFHLLNNMLKRSGITVLHASNGYTAIEIAREEQPDLVLMDIQLPELDGVGALRALRKEKYTKPIVAITAFALAGDAQYYLRQGFDSYLSKPLSLEKLYSLLQLFFDPETRLGQPVEFLHDDQGDAAQ